In Quercus robur chromosome 11, dhQueRobu3.1, whole genome shotgun sequence, the sequence CCCTTTTATTGTAGAAAATAATGGGCCTGGAGCTATGGCATGTCACTCTGTTCACTTTTCAAGTCTTTTGGGCATTACGGACGCCCTAATTTCCTTCAGTGCTTTCTATGTGAGAATATGAAGAAGCAGGCCCAAATTCTATGAGATATGGTATATAGGTCTCAAGCTCATTTGGACATGGCTGTGAAGAAGTGTATCCAAATTGAATTTGGAGGGAGTGCTATAAAGGCCCTATTTTTGTTCATGTTATTGCTATGCTGCTCTTTGtttcattataaaatttagttaaatttgaaaaaaaaaaaatttgtcgattgtaaaattttttgtaaaattttgtaacatgttttaccaacaaaaaatataGTGGCTCTCCTCTCATCTAGTGGTTGGGCCGTTGATTAGATAAGCTAAACTTTAGCGATTAAAAGGCACTTCATGTTTTAAAAGTTATATGTCATGTgatatctatttttatttaaattatttgataGAGCGAAACCAACTAAGCATAAAAGAATTACGCTATAGGCTATAGAAGTAATTGGTGGATGAAAATCAGAATAGATCACAAGGCACTTAATTGTAGAATTATCAATTACGTAAGTCGGCAAAGACAGACAGCCCCCACAATGTGTATTATTAAGAAGCCCAAGCGGCAAGTGCTATGTTGATATGATTGGCTTTTAAAATTAGTTTTGTAGAGGCTATAACGTGcttttgagttgggttttgaCTTTGTCCCATTGTTTGAAGCCTAATGGTCAATTACCAATTATCCACAGGGTTTTCTAATTGGGTACACAGCCAAGCACATTTAATTAATGCAAGTTGGTTGGGAATAACTGTAACACACTATGATATGAATATGAAAATTGGgagggagagaggagagaagaaGTGAAGTGAAGGCAACAAGAATACAGAAGATAATGGATGGAGTtataaagaataataagaagGAAGTACATGAGAGGAACATATGCATTTTTCTATTAGAGGAAAAAGTTTTGATATCTTCTTTTAAGTATGGTTAGAAAGTTTTCAactaattaacatttttttgatatttttaacatAAATGTACAGATTTCAAATTTTCCCAGTGGCAttgttaaattataaaaaattaaaaaaagaaagaatcaatTATTTGCATTCATTAATCTTTTTATCAAGTTGTGACAAAATAGAAGAACCAATTTTagtttatccaaaaataaataaataaactaatttttttaagtcacTATAAGAGTATTCCCCTTGGCATAagaatttacttttaaaaaaaaaatcacatagcAACAATATAAActtacacaattttattttttaactacaGGTGATTTTTGGGGTTTGATGGGCTAAATTTAACCCTTTTAATGCTAATATACTTATCCATGTGATGTGAGTGCTCAATTTTAGAAATGGTAAGTTGCTGCATGCACACATGTACACAATCACAAGTTCACCTGCACCAGTTTACACCTAAACACACCAAAGACACCTTACAAAAATCAGTTTTAACAGTCAAAAACAACAACATGATTCCATCCTAGACTCCTAGTCCCACACACCACCATCTCCAACACAGcaacacttctctctctctctctctctttctctctctctctctctgtgtaatGGGCAGCACAGAGGAGCAACCCAGCAAACCCATATCTCTATACGACACTTCTTCCTCCCCATCACAACCCCTTCTCTCCaaaccacctccaccaccaccaccacttccCTTTCCTTCCTCTCCTCCTCACCACCCTTTTCCGCCGCTCGAAGACCCGCAGCCGCCGCCGCACGCCACCCCAGCCGACTCGGAACAGGACTCCGATCCCACACAGTACCTTCAAATCACGTACAACCACTCTCCCAGATCCTTCAAAGACCTCcctttcctcttcctcttcctcctcttcgTTCTCTGCACTTTCGTCCTCGGCATCTTCTCCATCTTCCACCGCAACACCAGCTATTCCAACCTCTCTTCTTTCACCTATGACTCCAATTCAACTTCGTGCACCGAATCCACTCTGTCAAATTCAACAAACCTTTCGTTTTCGTTTTCGTTTTCAGTTCTGACGGGTTTTTCTTCGAgtttttcaaattctttgatATGGGTTTTCGTTATTACCTTAATTTTGACCGTACCCATTTGCTTTCTCTTACTTCTTTCTCTCAAGCGTTACACCAAACAGCTTGTCTACGTTTCGCTTCCTTTCTTTGTCGTCATGCCAGTCTTCTTCAATGTTTATTGGTTCGTCGCCTGCACTCTTAGCTCCACTTGCAGCGACGATTTCCCCTTGGTTTACCGAATTCTCGTCCTCATCTTCGTGTTCTGCATAATCGCCGTGGTTATCTGGATCTTCGTGGTCAATTGGCATCGAATCGAGCTCACTGTGGAGATCATTAAGATTGCCTCCGATGCGCTTTATAGGAATTTGGGCTTGTTCGTGGTGTTGCCGTCTTTGACGATTGGGTTGGTGGTGTACTATGCGCCAATCGTGGTGTTCTTGGTTTTTTCGAGGCAGAATGGGGAGATTGTGGTTGAGGAATCGAGTGGAGAGTATAGTTGTGTGTGGAAGCAAGATGGGTGGGTGCCTGCATACTTTGCGCTCGCCATATTGACAATGCTGTGGTCTGCTGCGGTTATGGTGGAAGCTCAGGTTTTTGTGATCAGTGGGACTATTGCACAGTGGTATTTCTCTAAGGATGAGCCTCCGAGGCGGAGCATAAGGACTTCCTTGAGGTGAATTTCTGCTACCATAAGTGTAATGTgtcattttttatatgtatgcatgtgtgtgtgttttggtgTGTACTGAGTTTCATATTGGGCTGTGTACTAGGTTGATGTAGGTTATATAAGTGATCACGAGGAGTTCTGATTGTGTTTGCTCTCTTGTTTGGGGTATAGTGTAGATGTGGCACTTTTGTTGTAATAATTGGTGGCTAAATAAAATTAGGACAAATTGTtaaagattttgatgaatcTAGGATATAGCGTTAACAGACAAGTATaatgtgtgtgtgcgtgtgtgagACTGAGTGTCATCTTGGGCATGTATTAGGTTAATGTCGGTTATATAAGTAATTATGAGGAGTTTTTATTGTGATTcctctttttttgggtatagCGAATATGTGGCGATGCTAAATGAAATTAAGATTTGTTGTTGGAGATTTTGATTGAATTTAGGATGTGGTGTCAACAAACAGATATAATGTGTCATTATGTATGAATGTATGACTTTGTGTGTTTTAGTGTATACTGAGTTTCATCTCAGGTGTGCACTAGGTTCATGTAGGTTATACAAGCAATAACGGGAGCTCCAATTGTAGCTGCTCTTGTTTGGGCATAGCGCAGATGAGGAGCTTTTGTTGTGACTTACAAGATTTGGAGccaaaatgaaatattattagTTGTCAGAGATGGTGATTGAgtctagtgtgtgtgtgttttggtgTGTACTAAGTCTCATCTCGGGCGTATACTAGGTTAACATAGAGTATATAAGCAATTAAGAGATCGAGGAGATCCAATTGTGACTACTGTTTTTGGGTATAGTGTAGTTGTAGTGCTTTCGTCATGACAATTGGttgctaaataaaatttttaggatTAGTTTTCGGAGATTGTGATGAATCTAGGATATAGTGTCAATAAACACCTATAACGTGTGTGACTGCGTGTCATCTTGGGTGTGTATTAGGTTGATGTAGGTTATGTAAGTAATTATGAGGaattttaattgtgatttttttttttttcgttataGTGTAGATGTGGTGTTTTCGTTGTGACAATTGGAGGCTAAATGAAATTAGGATTAGTTGTTGGAGATTGTGATTGAATCTAGGATATAGTGTCAACAAACACATATAACATGTcattatgtatgtgtgtgtgttttcatGTTTATTGAGTCTCATATCAGGTGTTTACTAGGTTGATGTAGGTTATATTCTTATGTAGGCAATTGTGAGGAGTTCCAATTATGACTGTTCTTTTTTGGGTATAGCTTAGATGTGGCACTTGTTGTAACAATTGGAGGCTAAATGAAATTCTCAAGTGTTTACTAGTTTGATGTGGGTA encodes:
- the LOC126705415 gene encoding uncharacterized protein LOC126705415, whose product is MGSTEEQPSKPISLYDTSSSPSQPLLSKPPPPPPPLPFPSSPPHHPFPPLEDPQPPPHATPADSEQDSDPTQYLQITYNHSPRSFKDLPFLFLFLLFVLCTFVLGIFSIFHRNTSYSNLSSFTYDSNSTSCTESTLSNSTNLSFSFSFSVLTGFSSSFSNSLIWVFVITLILTVPICFLLLLSLKRYTKQLVYVSLPFFVVMPVFFNVYWFVACTLSSTCSDDFPLVYRILVLIFVFCIIAVVIWIFVVNWHRIELTVEIIKIASDALYRNLGLFVVLPSLTIGLVVYYAPIVVFLVFSRQNGEIVVEESSGEYSCVWKQDGWVPAYFALAILTMLWSAAVMVEAQVFVISGTIAQWYFSKDEPPRRSIRTSLRNAFGPSSGTICLSGLLICAVRVVRAAVDSARHDTPGIVNLVLRCCVNVLLSAVDFLNKFTINFVAITGESYCTSARMTYELLKRNLLSAVFVETISTRLLSGIIFVLSAIYAIVVCAILKGVSDLGVDSYFVAALAWLLLIVLLGFFVHVLDNVIDTVYVCYAIDRDRGEVYKQEVHEVYVQLPISRNHRPSLGSTTPGV